Proteins from a single region of Chlamydia buteonis:
- the mtaB gene encoding tRNA (N(6)-L-threonylcarbamoyladenosine(37)-C(2))-methylthiotransferase MtaB codes for MTVIEVKGTFKLVCLGCRVNQYEIQSYRDQLNFLGYREITDPEVPCDLCIVNTCAVTGSAESSGRHAVRQVCRQNPDAFLVVTGCLGEADKEFFNSLDRQCLLVSNKEKHLLMEKIFPSIQDLPEFRIRSFAGKSRAFIKVQDGCNSFCSYCIIPYLRGRSRSRPIQEILDEISDLVSQGYREVVIAGINVGDYQDQGKSLAYLISQVDEIPGIERIRISSIDPEDVQDDLRDVLLSGKHTCHSSHLVLQSGSNAILKRMNRKYSRGDFLDCVDALRSVDPKYTFTTDVIVGFPGETDQDFEETLRIVEDVSFIKVHIFPFSPRERTKAYTFSSQLPVSVINERKKHLAHMAREVAHREKMRRIGDTLSVLVERVDGGLAYGHSPYFDMVGFPADPDVAVNTLIDVRIESVEEDILKGKRV; via the coding sequence ATGACAGTTATAGAAGTAAAGGGAACATTTAAACTTGTTTGTTTAGGGTGTCGTGTAAATCAATATGAAATTCAGAGTTATCGCGATCAGTTAAACTTCTTAGGATACCGAGAAATCACAGATCCTGAAGTTCCGTGTGATCTTTGTATTGTGAATACATGTGCAGTTACCGGATCCGCGGAAAGCTCCGGACGTCACGCTGTACGTCAAGTTTGTCGACAGAATCCCGATGCTTTTTTAGTTGTTACTGGTTGTTTGGGAGAGGCTGATAAAGAATTTTTTAATTCTTTAGACAGGCAATGTCTTCTTGTTTCTAACAAAGAAAAGCATCTGTTAATGGAAAAGATCTTTCCCTCGATTCAAGATCTTCCAGAATTTCGCATTCGTAGTTTTGCAGGGAAATCTCGAGCTTTTATCAAAGTACAGGATGGGTGCAACTCGTTTTGTTCTTATTGTATTATCCCTTATTTACGCGGTAGGTCGCGTTCACGTCCCATTCAGGAAATTCTTGATGAGATTTCTGATCTTGTTTCTCAGGGGTATCGTGAAGTTGTGATTGCTGGGATTAATGTTGGCGATTATCAAGATCAGGGAAAATCCTTAGCTTATCTTATCAGTCAGGTAGACGAGATCCCAGGTATAGAAAGAATACGGATTTCTTCTATAGATCCCGAGGACGTTCAGGACGACCTTCGTGACGTATTATTATCAGGAAAGCATACGTGTCATTCTTCGCATCTTGTTTTGCAATCAGGTTCTAATGCGATTTTAAAAAGGATGAATCGGAAGTATTCACGGGGAGATTTTTTAGATTGTGTCGATGCTTTACGTTCTGTGGATCCTAAATATACTTTCACAACAGATGTCATAGTGGGCTTCCCTGGGGAAACAGATCAGGATTTTGAAGAGACTTTGCGCATTGTAGAAGACGTGAGTTTTATTAAAGTACATATTTTTCCTTTTAGCCCTAGAGAACGAACAAAAGCCTATACCTTTTCTTCTCAACTGCCTGTATCTGTAATTAACGAACGGAAGAAGCATCTTGCTCATATGGCTCGAGAGGTGGCTCATAGAGAGAAGATGCGACGTATAGGAGACACGCTTTCTGTACTTGTTGAAAGAGTTGATGGAGGACTCGCCTATGGCCATTCTCCATACTTTGATATGGTAGGTTTCCCTGCAGATCCTGATGTTGCTGTGAATACATTAATCGATGTGCGTATCGAGAGTGTCGAAGAAGATATTCTGAAAGGAAAACGTGTATGA